The Mauremys reevesii isolate NIE-2019 linkage group 1, ASM1616193v1, whole genome shotgun sequence genome has a segment encoding these proteins:
- the LOC120402233 gene encoding olfactory receptor 2AT4: MNNCNSNSSAKDFYLIGFPALQDFQIPLFLVFLLFYLLILIGNIIIIAVVVVDQTLHKPMYFFLTNLSVLDILFTTTTIPKMLAMFLVNAKTISFHVCFLQMYCFHGLTVTESLLLVVMSYDRYEAICNPLHYPVKMTKRINIQLAACAWVTALLIPIPVIFQTSQLTFGETTTVYHCFCDHLAVVQAACSDFSASFQTFLGFSIAMTVSVVPLMLVTLSYVHIIISILKINSKVGRSKAFSTCTSHLIVVGTYYSSIAVAYISYRTDMPIDIHVMSNVVFAILTPLLNPLIYTLRNKEVKCAVKKIVFLKIFPPSKNCNLTGKY, encoded by the coding sequence ATGAACAACTGCAACAGCAATTCTTCTGCTAAAGATTTTTATCTCATCGGATTTCCTGCACTTCAAGATTTCCAGATCCCTCTTTTCCTTGTATTTTTGTTATTCTACCTGCTAATACTAATTGGCAATATCATTATTATAGCTGTAGTTGTGGTCGATCAAACCCTTCACAAACCCATGTACTTTTTCTTAACTAATCTGTCTGTCTTAGATATACTGTTTACAACTACTACCATTCCCAAAATGTTGGCAATGTTTCTGGTCAATGCCAAAACTATTTCTTTTCATGTCTGCTTTCTGCAGATGTATTGTTTTCATGGTCTAACAGTGACTGAATCGCTGCTTCTTGTAGTCATGTCTTATGATCGTTATGAAGCAATTTGTAATCCTTTGCATTACCCAGTTAAAATGACAAAGAGAATAAACATTCAACTGGCAGCATGTGCCTGGGTAACTGCATTGTTAATACCAATACCTGTCATCTTCCAGACCTCTCAGTTAACATTTGGTGAAACAACCACAGTTTACCATTGCTTTTGTGATCACTTGGCAGTTGTGCAAGCAGCATGTTCAGATTTCAGTGCCTCTTTTCAGACTTTCTTGGGATTTTCCATTGCCATGACTGTTTCAGTCGTGCCACTTATGCTTGTCACCCTATCGTATGTTCACATCATTATCTCCATATTAAAAATCAACTCTAAAGTAGGTCGCAGTAAGGCATTTTCTACTTGCACTTCCCATTTGATTGTGGTTGGCACTTACTATTCATCCATTGCCGTGGCATATATTTCCTACAGAACAGACATGCCCATTGATATTCATGTAATGAGCAATGTTGTTTTTGCTATTTTAACTCCTTTGTTAAATCCACTCATTTATACTTTGCGAAACAAGGAAGTAAAATGTGCAGTAAAAAAGATTGTTTTTTTGAAGATCTTTCCTCCTTCTAAAAACTGTAATCTCACGGGGAAATATTAG